In Oenanthe melanoleuca isolate GR-GAL-2019-014 chromosome 10, OMel1.0, whole genome shotgun sequence, a single window of DNA contains:
- the BNIP2 gene encoding BCL2/adenovirus E1B 19 kDa protein-interacting protein 2 isoform X3, translating to MEGVEFKEEWQDEDFPRPLPEDDPVESDELAAAGTESEPDAEGNGTKLRKKLMAPDISLNLDPSGESVLSDDLDESGEIDLDDLDTPSENSNEFEWEDDLPKPKTTDVIRKGSLAEYTVAEEKDDGRRWRMFRIGEQDHRVDMKAIEPYKKVISHGGYYGDGLNAIVVFAVCFMPESSQPNYRYLMDNLFKYVIGTLELLVAENYMIVYLNGATTRRKMPSLGWLRKCYQQIDRRLRKNLKSLIIVHPSWFIRTLLAITKPFIRVDQELNGKQEQGSEQ from the exons ATGGAAGGGGTTGAGTTTAAGGAAGAGTGGCAAGATGAAGATTTTCCAAG GCCTCTGCCAGAGGATGATCCTGTTGAGTCTGATGAAttggctgcagctggaacagAAAGTGAACCTG atgCAGAGGGTAATGGAACCAAATTGAGGAAGAAACTAATGGCTCCAGATATTAGCTTAAATTTGGATCCCAGTGGGGAATCTGTTTTGTCTGATGACTTGGATGAGAGTGGAGAGATTGATTTGGATGATTTAGATACTCCTTCAGAAAATAGCAATGAATTTGAATGGGAAG ATGATcttccaaaaccaaaaactactGATGTCATTAGGAAAGGATCACTGGCTGAGTACACTGTGGCAGAGGAGAAGGATGATGGCCGACGCTGGCGAATGTTCAGGATTGGAGAACAGGACCATAGGGTGGACATGAAGGCAATTGAACCATACAAAAAAGTGATCAGTCATGGTG gTTATTATGGTGATGGGTTAAATGCCATTGTtgtgtttgctgtttgcttCATGCCTGAGAGCAGCCAGCCTAACTACAGATACCTAATGGACAATCTATTTAA GTATGTAATTGGCACTTTAGAGCTGTTAGTAGCAGAGAACTATATGATAGTTTACCTGAATGGTGCAACAACACGGAGAAAAATGCCAAGTTTAGGCTGGCTTAGGAAATGTTACCAGCAGATTGATAGAAG GTtaaggaaaaatctgaaatccttgaTCATAGTTCATCCTTCCTGGTTCATCAGAACACTCTTGGCCATCACAAAACCTTTTATTAG AGTTGACCAAGAGCTGAATGGGAAACAAGAGCAGGGAAGTGAACAGTAA
- the BNIP2 gene encoding BCL2/adenovirus E1B 19 kDa protein-interacting protein 2 isoform X1, with product MEGVEFKEEWQDEDFPRPLPEDDPVESDELAAAGTESEPDAEGNGTKLRKKLMAPDISLNLDPSGESVLSDDLDESGEIDLDDLDTPSENSNEFEWEDDLPKPKTTDVIRKGSLAEYTVAEEKDDGRRWRMFRIGEQDHRVDMKAIEPYKKVISHGGYYGDGLNAIVVFAVCFMPESSQPNYRYLMDNLFKYVIGTLELLVAENYMIVYLNGATTRRKMPSLGWLRKCYQQIDRRLRKNLKSLIIVHPSWFIRTLLAITKPFISSKFSQKIRYVFTLAELAELIPMEYVGIPECIKQYEEEKFRKKQKRVDQELNGKQEQGSEQ from the exons ATGGAAGGGGTTGAGTTTAAGGAAGAGTGGCAAGATGAAGATTTTCCAAG GCCTCTGCCAGAGGATGATCCTGTTGAGTCTGATGAAttggctgcagctggaacagAAAGTGAACCTG atgCAGAGGGTAATGGAACCAAATTGAGGAAGAAACTAATGGCTCCAGATATTAGCTTAAATTTGGATCCCAGTGGGGAATCTGTTTTGTCTGATGACTTGGATGAGAGTGGAGAGATTGATTTGGATGATTTAGATACTCCTTCAGAAAATAGCAATGAATTTGAATGGGAAG ATGATcttccaaaaccaaaaactactGATGTCATTAGGAAAGGATCACTGGCTGAGTACACTGTGGCAGAGGAGAAGGATGATGGCCGACGCTGGCGAATGTTCAGGATTGGAGAACAGGACCATAGGGTGGACATGAAGGCAATTGAACCATACAAAAAAGTGATCAGTCATGGTG gTTATTATGGTGATGGGTTAAATGCCATTGTtgtgtttgctgtttgcttCATGCCTGAGAGCAGCCAGCCTAACTACAGATACCTAATGGACAATCTATTTAA GTATGTAATTGGCACTTTAGAGCTGTTAGTAGCAGAGAACTATATGATAGTTTACCTGAATGGTGCAACAACACGGAGAAAAATGCCAAGTTTAGGCTGGCTTAGGAAATGTTACCAGCAGATTGATAGAAG GTtaaggaaaaatctgaaatccttgaTCATAGTTCATCCTTCCTGGTTCATCAGAACACTCTTGGCCATCACAAAACCTTTTATTAG CTCAAAATTCAGCCAAAAAATTAGGTATGTCTTTACCCTGGCAGAACTAGCTGAACTCATCCCCATGGAATACGTTGGCATCCCAGAATGCATAAAACA Gtatgaagaagaaaagtttagaaagaaacagaaaag AGTTGACCAAGAGCTGAATGGGAAACAAGAGCAGGGAAGTGAACAGTAA
- the BNIP2 gene encoding BCL2/adenovirus E1B 19 kDa protein-interacting protein 2 isoform X2 encodes MEGVEFKEEWQDEDFPRPLPEDDPVESDELAAAGTESEPDAEGNGTKLRKKLMAPDISLNLDPSGESVLSDDLDESGEIDLDDLDTPSENSNEFEWEDDLPKPKTTDVIRKGSLAEYTVAEEKDDGRRWRMFRIGEQDHRVDMKAIEPYKKVISHGGYYGDGLNAIVVFAVCFMPESSQPNYRYLMDNLFKYVIGTLELLVAENYMIVYLNGATTRRKMPSLGWLRKCYQQIDRRLRKNLKSLIIVHPSWFIRTLLAITKPFISSKFSQKIRYVFTLAELAELIPMEYVGIPECIKQVDQELNGKQEQGSEQ; translated from the exons ATGGAAGGGGTTGAGTTTAAGGAAGAGTGGCAAGATGAAGATTTTCCAAG GCCTCTGCCAGAGGATGATCCTGTTGAGTCTGATGAAttggctgcagctggaacagAAAGTGAACCTG atgCAGAGGGTAATGGAACCAAATTGAGGAAGAAACTAATGGCTCCAGATATTAGCTTAAATTTGGATCCCAGTGGGGAATCTGTTTTGTCTGATGACTTGGATGAGAGTGGAGAGATTGATTTGGATGATTTAGATACTCCTTCAGAAAATAGCAATGAATTTGAATGGGAAG ATGATcttccaaaaccaaaaactactGATGTCATTAGGAAAGGATCACTGGCTGAGTACACTGTGGCAGAGGAGAAGGATGATGGCCGACGCTGGCGAATGTTCAGGATTGGAGAACAGGACCATAGGGTGGACATGAAGGCAATTGAACCATACAAAAAAGTGATCAGTCATGGTG gTTATTATGGTGATGGGTTAAATGCCATTGTtgtgtttgctgtttgcttCATGCCTGAGAGCAGCCAGCCTAACTACAGATACCTAATGGACAATCTATTTAA GTATGTAATTGGCACTTTAGAGCTGTTAGTAGCAGAGAACTATATGATAGTTTACCTGAATGGTGCAACAACACGGAGAAAAATGCCAAGTTTAGGCTGGCTTAGGAAATGTTACCAGCAGATTGATAGAAG GTtaaggaaaaatctgaaatccttgaTCATAGTTCATCCTTCCTGGTTCATCAGAACACTCTTGGCCATCACAAAACCTTTTATTAG CTCAAAATTCAGCCAAAAAATTAGGTATGTCTTTACCCTGGCAGAACTAGCTGAACTCATCCCCATGGAATACGTTGGCATCCCAGAATGCATAAAACA AGTTGACCAAGAGCTGAATGGGAAACAAGAGCAGGGAAGTGAACAGTAA
- the GTF2A2 gene encoding transcription initiation factor IIA subunit 2 produces MAYQLYRNTTLGNSLQESLDELIQSQQITPQLALQVLLQFDKAINAALAQRVRNRVNFRGSLNTYRFCDNVWTFVLNDVEFREVTELVKVDKVKIVACDGKNTGSNTAE; encoded by the exons ATGGCGTATCAGCTGTATAGGAACACCACGCTGGGAAACAGCCTGCAGGAGAGTCTGGATGAGCTCATACAG TCACAGCAAATCACACCTCAGTTGGCCCTTCAGGTGCTACTTCAGTTTGATAAAGCTATAAatgcagcactggcacagcgAGTCAGGAACAGAGTCAATTTCAGG GGGTCTCTGAACACATACAGATTCTGTGACAATGTCTGGACGTTTGTACTGAATGACGTGGAATTCAGGGAGGTCACCGAACTTGTGAAAGTGGATAAAGTGAAAATTGTAGCGTGTGATGGGAAAA aCACTGGCTCCAATACTGCAGAATGA